TCCTTTaagttaaactattattttcagaaaaaaaaacatactgtCATTTGGCATGTCTACCATAGGCTTTggaacttttgttttttttataccttaGAACGATGAGACGATCAAAAGGAACGTCTGAGGTCAGGCTATatgaaatttgtataaaaatgacacGCGGCCGGGCTGCGGCCGCGTTAGACTTGGTTGCAAAGTGAAAACCCTCTTATGTCTTTTACTAAGCATCGCGGGTGCAGCATTGCTGCTGTGTTACATTTTCTAGGAATAGATATGGATTTTGATCAGATGAGAGATGATCACAACCATCATGGgtggaaaattataatagatatgaGGATAAAGGATATTAGGAGAACAGGAGAAATGAGGATATTGAAGGAAAATAGAAActgaataaactttatttcatcCTTCATAACTAGCTTATCCAGTTGTATACGTCCCTATcgttgaggttaaaacgcctccttagttcattattttgtctcccgctttgctatggagggaaatGGACAATAAACATTTCCAACTCcaccctatctttctatttgattaatttcgttgcgggataatgataAACTAGTTTtctctgagactcgccgagcttcactgctcggtgtcaaaaatgcgtgccactgctgatcttggcttacaagagttgtagtggtgggtgtgagggcgggaaattctCTATGGCACatcccggaaagcgacacacATAGCTCCTCGTAAATGTGTCGTTACGCCAAACCAccacaatggcgggttttaataccttgtatacGGTAGTTGCTATtcgagtggatataaaatatatcctaccaccagcaaaacgaCATCAAGACCGACATTAAcgaattttggaaaaaaatctaattaacaacaaaatgggcaatttatgtagaattattTTTGATGTCAATCGATTCGTTGCTTATAAATCTAAGACCCCAAggcacttttaaatataataattttttttatataaaaaatgaaacaaatagtatataaaaaaaaacaaagtatattaACAACCTAATTAGTACTCACTGGTGTATAACGTTAAGTATAGCCTCCATAGTAATATTCACTCTGTCAGGAGACACTATTGGTGGTTGCCCGTCTTGGACAGTATAAGCCGTGCCAGTAGTGGCAGTCCAGTACAGCAGAACTGCAGCTTTCCCTACGTTATCAGGTGACTGATATTTTAAGGTTTTCGAGAATTTCTCAAAGACTTCTCTTTGTTCTTCCACAGTTGTGACTTCCTGTCGTGTCATATCTGTGCGTGTAGCACCAGGACATATTGCAAACATTCTTACTCCagtaaacaaataattgtattcatgCCCCATGCCCAAGGTGAGGCCAAGGACAGCAAACTTCGATGCTTTATAAAAGTACAAGAACGGATCACTCATGTAAGCAGAGATAGATGCTATATTGATGATGGTTCCTCCTCTGCCTCCCCTGTCCTTTCTCATGCAATTGTAGAACCTGTCTGCCCATAGTACGGTACCCATCGCATTAGTCTCAATTGTCTTCTTTGGGTCATATTCGTCCAGTATACCAGCGTTATTCACAAGGATATTGACGTACCTGAACTTTTGGAAGATTTGTTTAGACACTCTATCCAGATCTTTAGTGATGTCGCCATAAATGAACACAGTTCTGTTGGCGCCGTGTTTACAGTTAAGGTCCTTCTCTGCTTTCAAACCTCTTAATCGATTTTTGTCGACAATAACCACGGTTTTGGTCCCATACTCTAGGAAATTGTCTCCGATCGCGTAGCCAATGCCTTTAGCTCCGCCGGTCACGACTGCCACTTTACCATCGAGCTGTTCTTCTAAATAAACGTGACCAAATGTTGCTACAAGGCAGAAAAATATAGCGGCCACATTCATTGTTTcaactttatttgtatttttatacgaaCCTAACAAATTGAGGATAACGAATGAtgccattttaataaaacctgTCGTATATAAAGTACTGACTAATATGGTTGTCGATGGatcgttttaattttgttggttttttttttattgaatatcgtGTTTCAACGGCctttatgtacttaattaatattttattatctatttataatttatgtatcgAGCACATCCGACTTTAATGACTGTCATTTATATTGTAGGACATGCCACATGTTTGtgataatatgttttgttacaaaaaaggcataccatatataataattataataataaatatatctgttACATTAGTTTAATAATCAATAGGATAAACAGTGTTTAGAATTACATAATCGTACTTcttattgacattttatttaattttctagatCCTACGTTGATTATGTTTGGTACAGTACATCTAATCCACTGAGGCAGTTGAGTTTCAAttcgttttgatttttatatatttttagctttgtactctaaaaacaaaaaacacgaACTTAATATTGAAAACAATGCAAAGAAGGCATAGAGACAACCATTTAACGGAATAAGAGAAAATACGACGATGAGAATTCGatctaaattttttattgttaatttcattataaaactttatgtattGTAACATATCTAGAGAGTGTCACTCGCaatcaacattaattttattacagtgaTGCTTCCATTTCGACCAATCAATATCATTGTAGTAAGACAACTGCTATTTACTCActctgatataaaaaataaaagcagttttaaaaaaggaatactGTTTTAACAATTAGGTAACCCTATTTAGGTGTACTTCCTATGCTAATGAGTTGATTTTCGTAtcgaaaaataaacttatttttgtttttacgatTACGAAGAACAATGACAAACAAAACCCAAAGCATTCAAAATTAGTTTGGACAACTTGTCCCTTTCCCACGTTATTGTgtccatttttatcaattaataaacTAGGTACCGACTCCAAATATATGTAACATGCATATGAACATAAAAACACGCa
This genomic window from Manduca sexta isolate Smith_Timp_Sample1 chromosome 12, JHU_Msex_v1.0, whole genome shotgun sequence contains:
- the LOC115451205 gene encoding 15-hydroxyprostaglandin dehydrogenase [NAD(+)]-like, giving the protein MNVAAIFFCLVATFGHVYLEEQLDGKVAVVTGGAKGIGYAIGDNFLEYGTKTVVIVDKNRLRGLKAEKDLNCKHGANRTVFIYGDITKDLDRVSKQIFQKFRYVNILVNNAGILDEYDPKKTIETNAMGTVLWADRFYNCMRKDRGGRGGTIINIASISAYMSDPFLYFYKASKFAVLGLTLGMGHEYNYLFTGVRMFAICPGATRTDMTRQEVTTVEEQREVFEKFSKTLKYQSPDNVGKAAVLLYWTATTGTAYTVQDGQPPIVSPDRVNITMEAILNVIHQ